The following DNA comes from Solea senegalensis isolate Sse05_10M linkage group LG10, IFAPA_SoseM_1, whole genome shotgun sequence.
CTCCCGCAGACGCTGACGGTGACGCCGGTCCTCACCACAAAGACTCTACCTCTGGTGCTGAAAGCTGCCGCCACGCCCGCCCTGCCCGGCGCCGTCCTGCCACAGCGCCCGCCCACGGTCACTATGGTAACCACAGCTATCACCAAACCCGACTTGCAGAACACCCCCATCAACCTGCAGGTGGCCGGCAAGCTGACCAACCAGAGCTTGGAGCCCGTGCGGCTGGTGTCCAAGAACGCTATGGTGGTAAGTCCACGCGTGTGCCGCCGCCTGCCGCCGCCACCGGCCGGCCCCCGGTCGGGTCACATGTCATCATCGCCTTCCTCTGGTGTAACTGTGTGATCAGTGTTGTGATGTGCAGACGAGCGTGTTGACCGCGGTGGTGTGGTGTGAGTGGTGGCACCAGCACCAGGAGCCACAGCTCTGTGGGTCTGTTCCTTCTGCTCGGGTTCTTTAGAAAACCAGTAAAGAATGTggggatgaatggatgaatggattcatttatttatgggAGAAGCTGCTGCACCCGGAGTGTATTAACCGTTCAGCACATAGAATGACATGGTGATGTGTTCACAGCAGCTCAGCACGTGGCAGTAAAGCATGGAATCAACTGTTTGACGCAGAATTggtcaaaatagtttttttatttttcctgagAGGTCGGAACGTTTTGCTGAGAGAATTTTCCATGGGGGACATTTTATGTGTGGCACCAGCTCGACTTCCCTTCACAACAACAGCGTTCTGAGACAAACATGCCGTCTAAAAAGTTACAGAACcggtttttccttgtgtccccgcTTGAGCCTCCGTGTCTCAAGCTGGTTGTTGGTGTAGTACCTCGTACGACCACACGTTAACTTTGTTTCTGTGCATTTATCATGCACAGAATGTTAAAAATCCTAGTcagactaacgtacctggataatgcgattcatagtccgataactcctgcatgtgtacgcttagtcggactgaaGTCGGACTTGTTGTTCGGCTCAcgtgccaaaatgtcctccccgctctttgacccggaagtttGTAATTTGTACGTCGtcgtctttcttcagacaagGTTATGTTGCGATAAAGCTGCGTCACTTTCTCCGGTCATGTTCttgctgattggctgatgagAGTGGAAATGggagctgtcagtcaaacatgAGCAGCACAGATCCACAACCTGCTGTGGTTTTGTCTCCGGTGCaggccaccaccaccaccaccaccaccgcctcCACCGCCCAGCCAATCAAAGTTCCTCAGTTTGTCCCTCCTCCTAGACTGACGCCTCGGCCCACCTTTCAGCCACAGGTGCGTCCCCTGTAAGACCCGCCTCCAAACCCctaaccccctcccccccagaTCCGTGTGTGTGCCCACCTGAGGTGACTCGTTCACCCTCCAGCAGAGGGCAAGAGTGCACCAAGCCAACACTCATGCCTTGCTCCGTGGCACTAAAACATTGTTTGCTCTGTTGTTTGCTCTCTTCACGTCTCTCTCCTcttgttgtgctttttttgtttttattttccaacagGATTTTTATTGACGGTGTTTCctgcctgagtgtgtgtgtgtgtgtgtgtggagcttgTTTTCCTGCAGCTTCTTGGTATTTTGTGTTCCTGGCTGTTGGTGTGTTTTAACCCCGTCAGTGGACAAATGTTGGTGTTGTCTGCCTGATGTGAGCGGTGCGGCTGAAAGCTCTGGCCACTCACATGTTTGTCATagtgagcagctgctgctgtgttgattatatatattattattggtgAACGGTAGGACTctcacactttattttgaaattggaTACTATTTCGTAGGTGGGATGTAAGTTCACATtcaaactgtaaaaaatatGAAGTAGTATCTCTTCAGCAGAGGGCGCTCATATGGTTTCCTAGCACATCATATTGACGCGGACTGTGGTGAAAGTGACACAAGCCGTGTCCCAGTTGAGGGTCTGGATCCTGTGAAGTGTGGATTTGTCGTCCGTTTGTGCCCGagagtttgttctttttttataaaactttattaaaacaacatgccccaaaaagaatgaatgaatcaaagaAACTTCATGATTTAGTTAGATATCATCATTTTAtcaaaaaatccaaaaataaaatacatcaaaactaattatcacaaaaaaatcacaaaattcTACTATTATTAGTTCGCGACTGTGTTCAAACGTCTTTATTTTGCATCAGATATGTGTAAAAATACCAGATTAGACCTTAAATCAACAGTCAGACTTTGAGGGGCAGGAGAACTGACTGAATTTAgtagaaggagaggaagaagagagacccatggccgtttctcaatatccatacttgtgtgtacttgtgtgtacttgtgaaaacgtcatcagcctcagtccaaattctgttccaattctcaagtacgtgagcagcgaggacggttctcaaaccaggaagtgttctcgctcgtacttgggaaagccatgtatcccagaatgcatttcggtggaacatagcagcagataatacaaatataaacctctttctctgtcctggaacacagttttaagatcatttgagacgagaaatgagtcatttagaattcaaacatgtggtttgtgtatgaagatctgacgtatttatagtttggcagcgacgtttgtcggaggtgataagctccgcctctgcggacgctggtgctcactgtgcccggcgcagagcagcgttacctcggcctgtcctgatgacatcatgacgtcgctgtcattacatgcaTAGATtgtatattgttaatgttttatttattaactttgaattttagatttatatataAGTTGCATGGtcattgtatatgtatttaatatatatgtatacatatatgtatgtatgtatatatatataaataaatatgtgtaagtatatatatgtgtatatatctataaatatatgtgaatgtatgtgtgtatacacacgtatgtatatatatatatatatatatatatatatatatatatatatatatacatacacacacatattatacatatatgtactgctgtaatatatctattttccacatggtactgaatattttgaagttaaatatttaaaatgtgaaaataataacaatatatatgcatttattaaaagtatttcatgttcattcatcaacacactacacattacatcacattacatcacattacattacattacatgtcatttagcagacacttttatccaaagcggcttacaagggaattgagtacaacagagaacaaggatCATAGGATCAAgaatcatacttgtgtactcccatACTTGGTGAGTATGTAGTCCAGGCGTACTTCCCAAGTATGTACTTCCCAAGTGCGCAAGTACATACTTGTATACTTAAGTATTGAGAAAGGGccactgtgtttgtgggttAGACCGTAGAGCGCGTGACTTCAGTCTCCTGCTGAGTGTGCTGTTGTTGCACACTTCACAGGATCCAGAGCCTGGACTGAGATATGGCTAccatgtaggatttcaaccttcaaatactGTCTGCAGGATTATTTTGATGCTACATGAACTCGTAACGGGGTGAATGACAACTCTCCTGACCCTGAATAACACGTCTTCCATTTGAAGCCCAATTATTTGTGTTCTAGCAGAATTCTAGAAGAGTCAggttcattgtttctaacacacgtgAAAAATGTCCTTCCTTTAACATTAAAAGGCCAAGGAAATAAAGCGGGTGTTAcgaaatgaaaggaaaataggTGTGTTTTAAAGTCATGTAACACAGGTCATAAACTGtagattacattttattttacagcataaaaaagtgcaaacatggagtccagagaaacaaagtgtgtgcagctttatatccacatactgtatgtctccTGTATCTTacacaaatattgatttgatatttatcatgatgtgtgtgtgtgtgtgtgtatatatgtatatatatgtatatatgtatatatgtgtgtgtatatatatatatatatatatatatatatataaataaatatataaaagtttTTTTCGCCCCAGCCGTGAGATCAGTGTGATGGCTGTGAAACCATGAAAAGGAGAAAGTTATTTGTCTCTCACTGCTTTTAAAAACCTCAGTGATATGACATCACGTCAGTGATATGACATCACTTCAGTGGTATGACATCACTGAGGCAGAACTTCAGTGGCATTTTTCAGCCGCGTCGACTCGTGCTGTCGCCGCTCCCTCATCGCCTTGTCTCTCGTCGCCAGGTCAGGCCCAAACTGGCCACGCCCACCAACATCCCCATCGCCCCGGCCCCTCCCCCGCCCATGATGGCGGCCCCCCAGCTGTTCCAGAGGCCCGTCATGTTGGCCACCAAGCTGTCGTCCGCGCTGCCCTCAGCGGCGCCCATCCACCAGGTCCGCATCGTGAACGGCCAGCCCTGCGGCAAGACGGGCTCCACCCCGCTCGCGGGCATCGTCATCACCACACCTGTCTCTGCCACGCCCACTCGCCTCGTCAGCCCCACCCAGATACCCAACCCGATTCCGGTGCAGCCCATCCAGATCAGCAGCCTGACCACTGAGCCCAAGGTAAGCGTTTGGAGTGTAGGGAGGACTCTTATTGATACTGGTAATAATAATCAGAACTAGAAGATTCTGTGGCAAGGTTTGCTCATGTCTACTTCTTGCTgctttaaagtttcaaccacatctctacgttaaagtatgacaaCACTGTTTGTTGGCTCCAGGCGAGCTTGTGATCTTTTTGTGTATGTGGAAATCATTTTTCGCATTTCTTTGCGATTTTTGGCGCAATGGTTACTCAAAGCGCTTAGAAAGTCACAGCACACGATTCCAGATCAAACTGCACATTTTCTCAAAATTGTGGGAGGAGTTACGCGCCAAAACGTTTGGTGGGGGAAGTtgatgcttgctctgcaatgcaaACAGAGTTCTCAGTGGTGTGCGTTGCTGAGCAGGCACTCTTAATAAGACATTTTACTCATTTTAGAACTACACTaaaacctcctcctcttcctcagcagaCTGTTAAATCGGGAGGCGGAGCCGAGCAGAAGGTCGTGGTCAGCctcccgtcctcctcctcctcctcctccaccaccaccaccaccacctccactccTCCGCTATCTCCTGCTCCCAGACCCAAGAAGGAGGAGAACCCGGAGGTAGTAAGTGACACGGCGTGGTATGTCCACTTCATCTTCACTCTACTGATGACTCATCACgttcttttcccccctcctgTAGAAACTAGCCTTCATGGTGTCTCTGGGTCTCGTAACACACGACCACTTGGAGGGTGAgtgtttaaataacacacacacacacaaacacacacacacacacagacacctctCCTCGTTTAAACTCAAAACATTTTTTGCAGAGATTCAGAGCAAAAGGCAGGAGCGAAAGAGACGAACGACGGCCAACCCGGTGTACAGCGGAGCCGTGTTCGAACCCGAGGtacaaaacacaataacactgtCACAGATCAAAAAGTTTCAGTCAGAAAGTCAAAGTGTTTTCTCTGAGTTCAGATTTAGTGTAAATCTTTATTTTGAATTCAtcagtgaaaataaagtttgcAGGATTTAGTGGCCTCTACAGGTGACGTTGGTTATTACAACATCTTGGATGAATCAAATGTGTTCTCTTTATATTTTCAGCTCGTGATAAAGTAACTTATTTGTTCAGTTTCTGGTGATTATGTCTTTCAGTCCTACGTGCTGgacttttaaagggatagtttttctttcaaagtgaGGTACAGACAAAAGTGCTGAGCCAGGAAAccagactgagacacagagatgtCAGTTACTGAGCAAGTTAAGTCTACAATGTTACCGACTTccagtccattgagctgtcactccagaactcagtagccaatcagcaggcagcttactaagccccgcccacggtcagcatcacaaacaaaaagccaGGGTTAGCGCAGAAGAGTCGGAGCAAGTGGAACTCCTATCGTTGCtcaacaaaaagtgtattttaaaatacaatcaTTGGTTCTAATGGAACTCCATGTCCTTCTACTTTCCTTCCAGAGGAAAAAGAGCGCAGTGAGTTACCTGAACAGCCCTCTGCACCAGGGCACCAGGAAGAGAGGTGCGTATGAAACCCGGCTGTGCAGGTCCAACCACAGCAGAACCTGCCTAACGTGTCGTAGTTCCACTGAAGCCGgtggacactcacacacttacagagTAGAGTGAGAATGAAAGTGTTGCTCGGTGTTAATAACATGCTACGGACTAATCTTCCTCAACTTCCTCCTGcttcttcctgtttcctgtctccTCCATCGTGTTTGTCAGAACCAGCTCTAGAATAGAAACATGACTGTGTTTGCTTCACTAAAGACTGAAATGATGGTGCAGAAATCTAAAAAACCACATCACAGTCCAGATGACATCAATCAAGCGGTCATTTTGTTAATTATTAGTTGTTAAGAAATAGATTTTTCCGTGGTTGTGTGAAATATTGAGACACACTGTgtgatttcagccacttaacaaaaggtcTGTGGTGTGTTTCACAACATAATCTGACtgcaaactgctcactctcccacaccagagtccacAGAGAACACGTGGTTTTCTGActtgagtgtttgaaatcctttgttcacggagtgaccacacgaggcagcagcagctcctgtgagtgagcgctttacaaacttcagtttgttgTCCAACAGTGACATAGAGCGACATTAACTTATCAGCCTTTTGTTAGGTggttacacatttttattaccagaacctcaaacaaccacacttcaaaactgACCAAACATCACAACCCgagtccttttctttttaactcaCATGTTCCTCTGTAACAATTGGACCGTTTCAAATTTAACGGGAACAAGATAAACACGACTTCAACATGACTTGACCGCGTATTGGCCCTCGTgtcaaaaacactaaaagtgtATTACAGGAGCTTCCACTTCCTCTGTTTCTCCCGGTGTAATCCACTAATCCTGAAGGATTAACATGAGTCATTTCTGCACAACATCCACTTTCCTTAAACTTTGAAGAGAAACAggcaaaaaaatttaaataataactgGAATTGTGTTTAGTCACAGTGTCAAGTGTCAGATTTTAGCAGAGtcgcagtgatgatgatgatgatgatgatgatgatgagtagTTTTCGTCCACAGGCTGCAGCTACGACCGAGCACTGAGGTCAcgtcctctgtctttgtttcaaaGATGTATTATTATCTCTGCAACAACATTCTTCTGCCTTATGATTGATCACTGTGTGTAATATACAGTAGGTTGACAAAGTAGCATAATAAAccaatgtgtaagaattggtggAGGAGCGTGTCAGggagctacggtggccttcCACACCACTAAACACTCAGCATTTCTCCATCGTTGTTTGGATTtatgtgggtgtttgtgtcagtgtttcacCGCAGAGCCACAAATGTCAGGGCCTGAAACAGCTCCTCCCACGAGTTTGTGCGAGGAGCCTATTGTGGCAAAACTGAGCTCCACcgaatttcccaaaacttgATGGGAAggtgttatagaccaagacgaacaaaaaatgTCGACCGTAAATGAAGTCGTGGAGTTGATTATTATACAGATATTATAGAATTATAGGAGGGACAAGAGAAGAAGCGAGGCTTGGGGGGCGTGTAACGTAGCTCCAAACGTGTTATTAACGTGAGAAAAAACCCGGGTTCTCATCGTCCAGTGCTATGTCGTTAATGGCTTTAACCTTTTCACTGTCTCTTGAAACGTGTTTACAGTTTTCAAACGCCTGCCGAATAGGGACGCCGCCACTCTGTGTTGTTTCAGCAGCCGCGATGACGACTTTTCGTCTTCTTTCCTCCTGTTGGAATCCTCGCTGAACAGCGACGTTGTTATTATCTTCTGACACGgagaaaaaacaccacactgGTGAAGACGTGTTCATTATTGATCAGGCAGCGACGGGTCAGGCTTGGGTCCTGCCAGTAAGGCGCGATAGATGACGTAACCAGCGCGTAAAACGATTCCCCCAATGTCATTGATTTATCGGATCTTTTTATCGGTCCGATAGACATGGTGCGTGCTTACCTTACGCGCTAGTTTTAGTTTCTGAAAACTGTGTATCTTGGTATAAAGTGGTGAAAGAACGCGGTTGGATCACGTGACCTGCGTGTTCGTGGCTTCAGCCTGTGACGACCCGCGTGTTAACATCTGACACCTGTCCGTTTGTCGTGCGCTTCATAGTCGAAGGTTTGTACTTGTGCTCGGCTTCAGCTTGCACGGAGCCGGATCTCCTGCACTAACACTGCTGTCTGTGCTTttgactcctcctcttcctcttcctcctcttcctccccccctcccccccttaCCGCTCCCCTGTCTCATGCTAGCCAACGAAGACTCCCTTTCCAAGGTATGTCATtcagactgttttgtttttgtttttttcccccctccatctttcttttttttctttgttttccgtCTTTGTTGTCTGTCTCATTTCATCCAGGTCGCCCACCCAAATACAGCAGCGTCCCGGAGCTGGGCAGCCTCACCCCGGCCTCCCCCTCCAGCCCCGTCCATCCCCTCCCCCTGCCCAGCCCCAGCTCTGGGGATGTAAGTAACGATTGGGGGAGACGGACAAGCTCAGAGGGTTGGACTCCCCGTGTCACACACAATCCTATTGGCCCAGTAGTTCTGTCAATCATTTGCACCCAAAGACCTCCACAAACACATCCATTAGTTTGTCGTGTCCATGTGAAAACCATCAGCCATCACTTGATTTTACTTTGATCCAGCCTTACAAAGTGAACAGTGTCCTGTAGCCCAGAGCATCTATTAATCTATTAATAACTGCTACTACTCAGAACACATCCtaatcccccccccctcccctcctcccgaGTGTCCAGAGATTAACACACCATGTCCATTATGACATCAGAACAAGAGGCCAAGAgtaaactaaaccaaaccagaTCACGGTGCCTCCCCCTGCCTTGCCTCTCCACAGATGGTGGGTGGGGCTGAGTTGAGTGGGGAAACTGATTGGTCCAATTCCTTCCTCACAGGGAGACATCCATGAGGATTTCTGCACTGTGTGCAGACGCAGTGGCCAGTTGCTCATGTGCGACACGTGTTCTCGTGTTTATCACCTGGACTGCCTGGATCCGCCCCTGAAAACCATTCCTAAAGGCATGTGGATCTGTCCAAAATGCCAAGATCAGGTAACCGCAGCAGCCGAGACTGAACCTGAGACAGGGGGAAGGGGCTTACCGCGGTCCAGACAAGGGCCAATCAGGGACAGCAAACTGTACTTGACTGTAAAATCTGTCCTGACCTTTAGGACTGTTCAATCCTTTGTAAGCATGTACATGATACAGTATTGTTTCTTTGTGCTTCTGTCTCACTCATTGTCAGTAAAGATTGGCATCTCACATCCATCCACTCCATTTGCTTGTCCCTTCTCAGCCTCACCACAGGGTGGCAGCTACATTTGTCCTCctcaaagtcttttttttccctccaagtCTCGCTCTCTGTGACAACTCAAGAGCTTTTCTCTCCAGAtcctgaaaaaagaagaagccattCCCTGGCCCGGAACCCTGGCTATCGTTCATTCCTATATCGCTTACAAAGAAGGTGAcgacaaaagagagaaaagtctGCTGGGACAGGACACGGACGCTGAGATTAACGCCtttttattctgctgctgcGTGTTTCAGCtaaagaagaggagaaacagaagCTGATGAAGTGGAGTTCAGAACTGAAACTGGAGCGAGAGCAGCTGGAGCAGAGAGTCAAACAGCTCAGCAACTCCATAACAGTAAGAGCGCTCACCACGTGGTTGTGTTAAACCCTCTCATGACCATCGTGATAATCAGGTCGTCTTtcaaagataactttcactttccatatctggcagttattcaaccgtttagacGCGCTCGTTCCGCGGAAGTCTCAACGTTCTATCGTAATGACCAGTATATcagcgcaaagctctatttctctgctttccggtatccatccatcttctaccacgtTATGAGGGTTGAGGCGGGGTCACCCCCGGTTGTGCTTTGCTACAGCATGGTGTGGCATGGAATGGTAAAGCGCTGGTTCAGGCTTGTGTTCCGACTACGGCTGAACAATTCTGAATAAacatctaattgcgattatttggACAGGAGATGCGATTGTGATACAATTCGCTTttgattttcattcaaaaaacacattcaaaacgCCGACTGTGTGACGTTTATGtggatctgtgagaaacaaagacgttctcttcagtctgtagatcCAGAcaataatccattcatccactTTAATTAGATGCAAGAGTGTTGACAACAGACTATGAGTCAACAGACGAGCGACTTATTGTCAACTAACGTGACGATAAACAAATATGTCTGATGACATGATACTGgacacaaactaaaatgttacCATATCATCTGACATCTTGTATCTAATCAAACACTATTGTCCTCCTTCCATCAGAAAtgcatggagaccaaaaacacCACCCTGGCTCGTCAGAAGGAGATGCAGCTTTCCCTGGACAAAGTCAAACACCTAATTCGCCTCATCCAAGCCTTCAATTTTAACCAAGCTCTGGCAGAGACAGAAGGCAAAGACATCAGTGCCAGGGTCCAGGACAGAGCTGAGAGTATGCTCGGCTCTGAAGCCGAGAGAGAAGCCAACTCTGTGGAGAACACTAAGACTGAGAGCTCCTCAGCAAACAGCAACACTGATGGAAATGACAAACAAGAGCAGCATggagtcacagacacagacggcACCCAGACaaaggcagcagctgcagctgcaggtggaggaggaggaggaggaggaggagacaccaATGACCAGCCTGTCCGGGAGGTCAGCACAGTCCTAGCAGCAGATACTAGCCCCAGTGTAGGGGCAGCGGCCAAGGCTGGGTCTGGGGCAGGGGGAGGATCTAACACAGGGACCGCACCGCAGTCGGAGGTCGTGACCAAGTCTGAGACCGCTTCGGTGGTTGATGTTCCCACCACTTCAGCGGTCGCGGCTGTTGCCACCACCAACGGTACGGCCGAGTCGTCCTGCCCCGACCACAACCCCGCAGGAGATCGCTCCatcaacaccaccaccaacaactcTGAGAACAAGATGGCTGCTGTCAACCCTGCAGAGACAGCGGTGgagaggaaacaggaggagaTCACTGACAGTGACGGCAGCAAcaccaacaacagcaaaaccTCAGAACCCTCCCAGCATTCTTTGCCAGCTCTTGTCAGCAGTTTGGACAATAAAAAGTAATGCTATGTCTCATGAGTTGCGGGGAATTGaaacatatatattaaaaaaaaaaagactcttgCTTGCACCTTAAGGTGCCCTGAAGTTGCCAATCTgtataaatgttgtttgtttgcattgtaTTGTCAGACTGTGTCAATGGTAGATATACAGCCCAAGTCACATGGCTCTGGGAGTTGTAGGTCGTTGGCCCACAGAGCTGGGGAACAGGACGGCCTACGCACCAGTGTCATCATGCCAATTATTGATAGACGTCAGTGGTGGGAATGTTCAAAGGGAGATTTAATTCATCATCACACCAGTGTGTGCCTGTTACAGTGGCCCCTGTGTTCTCCTGAGGGGTGGGGAGATGGGTTCACATGGGTATGAAGACAACCAAGAACATGGAACCAAACATCTTATCAGGGGTTACTGGTCTAAAAAAGCAGTGTTGTGatggagaagagagaagaacCTGTTCATCCCCTCGTCCCAATGAACTTCTGCGATCCCACAACCTTACTCTTCCTAACCTAACCCAAACTTAACCTTCTCCTGTCTACCTACCTTCTAAAGCCGACCCATGACTTTCCTTTGGAACCAACAATTAAATCCCACTTTGACCTAATTTTGTTCAACGGACTCTGTCCTCGTCCACCATTAGCAATAATCCGGCCATAGTGACTCAAATATGAAATTACCTTCCCAAATCTGGCAACAATCCCAACACAACCTCTGTCTCAGATATTTACACCCACTTCCTGAAAGCCAAGTACGCACAGCAAGATTTTCAGCCACCAGTTTTGCTTAAGCCAATCTGGACAATCTGGATCAACAGTCAGGAGTTTCCCAAAGAATTAAAGAgatagaagaaaacaaacaaacgtgaaAGAGTACACGAACTTCAGGTCTTGTCGAAGATTGTGTAGGGTAATGCACATGTGGACTGTATTTAAAGAGTAAAGCCCTGGAAGTAGGACAGAAGTCGTAggtagccaccagggggcgactcagCTATTtgcaaaacaatttaaatattcaaaaaaacaagattgCAATTTAATCAAATTGCAATTCTCAAGGCTGGTTTTTGCTGACGGAACACGACGTCCGTTCTTAGGTACAGTTTATAGACGCAGCGCGATGCTTTGACTCTGGAAGTCATGTCGTGTGAACTTGGCTAAAGCGTCTTCtttcaaaatgattaaaaaacaaaacaaaaaaaggttttgttgatTGTGACCATGACCTCTCCCGAGAGACGTAAACCACAACTTGCCGCTCACGTTATATTTCAAACTGTGTTGGGACAAGGTTTGGAATGATGGATTCAAATGTCTTTGCAGTGACGTCATCTACCTTTCAATTCCactaaaaacatcaaacacctGTGGTCTCCCTACAGTCTAAATATGAACTTCTGCAACTTGACCGACCCCAATTCTACTATAACTGTAGACTCCTCCCAATGTATCGCAGTTaccctcccccacacacacacacagacacacccccaccctccccctTTCCTGAGCTCAGGCAGAAAACGTGCCGAGCGTTGTGGCTCAGCAGGTACGCAGGACGAGGCGAAACAGGCGCGGTAGCTTCACAGATGTTTTCCGTGGTGTCGGTCAAAGTGTAGTGATTGAGTTTTTCATTCGTGAGTCAAGTGTGTCAACTGTGAGCACTAAATGTGAAAAATTGCAATATTGCAATGTTAACACACGCAAACTATATCTGGgctgtgtttcttcttttttttataggaAAAGATATTCAGGTCTTCCTTGTCTTCTGAAATAAGTGCTTTTTGTTCCTGAACCTGCTGGACTGGCATTATCAACACACGGAAGTGATGATCTTTGCATTGTGTACATTTCTGTTGAATCCTCAACTGCCAAAATGATGTTGTATCCAAATTCAGCAGGGACGAGTCCAATTAACTGTACTGAATGAtcaaaaaaaccacaaaaaaacaaacaaaaacatcggCGTTGTAAGATATTAATGCTACCATTTTTAGAAATTGGACACCCCCCCAGATTGAGACAGGAGAGCTTAttaaacaataacattaaagGAACGTTTGTTCCATGAAAATGGAGGGATTTGTTGTATGAACCTGAATCTCTAAAAGGATGATACCACAAATCCTGAGTTTAAAGCACAAGCTTGCTGCATTACAAAGAAGTGCTGAAGAGCTTTTTGTATGTTAATATGGAAT
Coding sequences within:
- the phf21ab gene encoding PHD finger protein 21A isoform X4; its protein translation is MLQLDGFPTGHAVKADRSADRLTGSMMELQTLQEALKVEIQIHQKLVAQMKQDPQNADLKKQLHELQAKITALSEKQKKVVEQLRKELLVKQEPEAKLQLQLQTPPAGGDIKPANLLQSQQITGGLQQTLTVTPVLTTKTLPLVLKAAATPALPGAVLPQRPPTVTMVTTAITKPDLQNTPINLQVAGKLTNQSLEPVRLVSKNAMVATTTTTTTASTAQPIKVPQFVPPPRLTPRPTFQPQVRPKLATPTNIPIAPAPPPPMMAAPQLFQRPVMLATKLSSALPSAAPIHQVRIVNGQPCGKTGSTPLAGIVITTPVSATPTRLVSPTQIPNPIPVQPIQISSLTTEPKQTVKSGGGAEQKVVVSLPSSSSSSSTTTTTTSTPPLSPAPRPKKEENPEKLAFMVSLGLVTHDHLEEIQSKRQERKRRTTANPVYSGAVFEPERKKSAVSYLNSPLHQGTRKRANEDSLSKGDIHEDFCTVCRRSGQLLMCDTCSRVYHLDCLDPPLKTIPKGMWICPKCQDQILKKEEAIPWPGTLAIVHSYIAYKEAKEEEKQKLMKWSSELKLEREQLEQRVKQLSNSITKCMETKNTTLARQKEMQLSLDKVKHLIRLIQAFNFNQALAETEGKDISARVQDRAESMLGSEAEREANSVENTKTESSSANSNTDGNDKQEQHGVTDTDGTQTKAAAAAAGGGGGGGGGDTNDQPVREVSTVLAADTSPSVGAAAKAGSGAGGGSNTGTAPQSEVVTKSETASVVDVPTTSAVAAVATTNGTAESSCPDHNPAGDRSINTTTNNSENKMAAVNPAETAVERKQEEITDSDGSNTNNSKTSEPSQHSLPALVSSLDNKK
- the phf21ab gene encoding PHD finger protein 21A isoform X2 — translated: MLQLDGFPTGHAVKADRSADRLTGSMMELQTLQEALKVEIQIHQKLVAQMKQDPQNADLKKQLHELQAKITALSEKQKKVVEQLRKELLVKQEPEAKLQLQLQTPPAGGDIKPANLLQSQQITGGLQQTLTVTPVLTTKTLPLVLKAAATPALPGAVLPQRPPTVTMVTTAITKPDLQNTPINLQVAGKLTNQSLEPVRLVSKNAMVATTTTTTTASTAQPIKVPQFVPPPRLTPRPTFQPQVRPKLATPTNIPIAPAPPPPMMAAPQLFQRPVMLATKLSSALPSAAPIHQVRIVNGQPCGKTGSTPLAGIVITTPVSATPTRLVSPTQIPNPIPVQPIQISSLTTEPKQTVKSGGGAEQKVVVSLPSSSSSSSTTTTTTSTPPLSPAPRPKKEENPEKLAFMVSLGLVTHDHLEEIQSKRQERKRRTTANPVYSGAVFEPERKKSAVSYLNSPLHQGTRKRGRPPKYSSVPELGSLTPASPSSPVHPLPLPSPSSGDGDIHEDFCTVCRRSGQLLMCDTCSRVYHLDCLDPPLKTIPKGMWICPKCQDQILKKEEAIPWPGTLAIVHSYIAYKEAKEEEKQKLMKWSSELKLEREQLEQRVKQLSNSITKCMETKNTTLARQKEMQLSLDKVKHLIRLIQAFNFNQALAETEGKDISARVQDRAESMLGSEAEREANSVENTKTESSSANSNTDGNDKQEQHGVTDTDGTQTKAAAAAAGGGGGGGGGDTNDQPVREVSTVLAADTSPSVGAAAKAGSGAGGGSNTGTAPQSEVVTKSETASVVDVPTTSAVAAVATTNGTAESSCPDHNPAGDRSINTTTNNSENKMAAVNPAETAVERKQEEITDSDGSNTNNSKTSEPSQHSLPALVSSLDNKK